A part of Candidatus Hydrogenedentota bacterium genomic DNA contains:
- the tadA gene encoding tRNA adenosine(34) deaminase TadA: MTHGSLLDDDSRHMRYALREAERALECGEVPVGCVIVHDGHIVGKAHNQRETLQDPTAHAEILAITQAAAHFRSWRLEGAKLYVTLEPCPMCAGAIILARIAEVHFGAFDPKAGVCGTLMNLLEDPRFNHRPRVRPGLLADECGDILSRFFRRIREGSGIPKPRASYDDN, from the coding sequence ATGACGCATGGATCCCTGCTCGACGACGATTCGCGCCACATGCGCTACGCGCTGCGCGAGGCGGAACGCGCGCTGGAATGCGGCGAGGTGCCGGTCGGCTGCGTGATCGTCCATGACGGCCACATCGTCGGCAAAGCCCACAATCAGCGGGAAACCCTTCAGGATCCGACGGCCCACGCCGAAATCTTGGCCATCACACAGGCCGCCGCGCATTTCCGCAGTTGGCGTCTCGAGGGCGCGAAACTCTACGTGACGCTCGAGCCATGCCCGATGTGCGCCGGAGCCATCATCCTGGCACGCATTGCCGAGGTCCATTTCGGAGCCTTCGATCCGAAGGCCGGCGTGTGCGGCACCCTGATGAACCTGCTCGAAGACCCGCGTTTCAATCATCGTCCCCGTGTTCGTCCCGGTCTCCTTGCCGACGAATGCGGCGACATCCTGTCCCGTTTTTTCCGGCGGATCCGGGAAGGATCGGGAATTCCAAAGCCGCGGGCGTCATACGACGATAATTGA
- a CDS encoding 4Fe-4S binding protein encodes MNRKPFAKKIVWARRIVQIVSLALFFWLFWAARLYEGRPASPWLRVYFDLDPLASLITWLAGHELRTVPILAIATVVVTILLGRVFCGWICPLGVVHNAATWFRAKMRRNKRPPRDAWSPWQRAKYYLLAGLLGMALFGGHWAGVFDPMPLLFRATTTALYPGAQYTIEDASTAVYQSDPHLGPVHLTSATEPVYGFMRDHVFKAKRQTYWGADLIFLLFVAIVLLNLYRSRFWCRYVCPLGGLLGLCAQRPVLRLKSHDNCTECGLCAQQCPAAASPEKPGAWRASECFGCWNCVAACNRGALDFTWSLPWPAPSKAKLDLSRRALLSAGMGGVGGLVMFRLSPQAQGISFNPELIRPPGARNERAFLQRCLKCGLCMKACPTNGLHPTGLEAGLEGIWTPMMVPRTGYCEYNCNLCGQVCPTGAIQELALDEKKKVRMGLAVFDTTRCLPYAFNRECLVCEEHCPLPKKAIYFLPAEVRQRDGSTITLKQPHVDADLCTGCCICEHVCVFKDRAAIRVTSANESRHSGNKAILTGNTEEGWGEPAPAESGGGNPYGS; translated from the coding sequence GTGAACCGCAAGCCGTTTGCGAAGAAGATCGTCTGGGCGCGACGGATAGTCCAAATTGTTTCGCTCGCGCTGTTCTTCTGGCTGTTCTGGGCCGCGCGCCTGTATGAAGGCCGGCCGGCCAGCCCATGGTTGCGCGTTTATTTCGATCTGGATCCGCTGGCGTCGCTGATCACATGGCTGGCCGGGCATGAACTGCGCACCGTTCCCATTTTGGCGATAGCGACGGTTGTCGTGACCATTCTATTGGGCCGGGTTTTCTGCGGCTGGATTTGTCCGCTGGGCGTGGTGCACAACGCGGCGACGTGGTTCCGCGCGAAAATGCGCAGGAACAAGCGTCCGCCGCGCGATGCGTGGTCGCCGTGGCAGCGCGCCAAGTATTACCTGCTGGCGGGATTGCTGGGCATGGCGCTGTTCGGCGGTCATTGGGCCGGGGTCTTCGATCCGATGCCTCTGCTGTTCCGCGCGACGACGACGGCTCTCTATCCTGGCGCTCAATATACCATCGAGGACGCTTCGACGGCCGTGTACCAGTCCGATCCGCATCTGGGGCCGGTGCATCTGACCTCGGCGACGGAGCCGGTCTATGGTTTCATGCGCGACCATGTGTTCAAGGCCAAGCGGCAAACCTATTGGGGTGCGGATCTCATCTTCCTTCTGTTCGTCGCGATTGTTCTATTGAATCTGTACCGTTCCCGGTTCTGGTGCCGATACGTGTGTCCTCTGGGCGGTCTGTTGGGCCTGTGCGCCCAACGCCCGGTGCTGCGATTGAAAAGCCACGACAACTGCACCGAATGCGGCTTGTGCGCCCAACAATGCCCCGCGGCCGCCAGCCCTGAAAAACCGGGCGCATGGCGCGCTTCGGAGTGTTTCGGTTGTTGGAACTGCGTGGCGGCATGCAATCGGGGTGCGCTGGATTTCACATGGTCGTTGCCGTGGCCGGCGCCGTCCAAGGCGAAACTGGATTTGTCCCGCCGTGCCCTTTTGTCGGCGGGGATGGGTGGAGTCGGTGGACTTGTCATGTTTCGCTTGTCGCCCCAGGCGCAGGGCATTTCATTCAATCCTGAATTGATCCGTCCGCCCGGCGCACGCAATGAACGGGCCTTTTTGCAGCGTTGCCTCAAGTGCGGGCTTTGCATGAAGGCGTGTCCGACGAACGGACTTCATCCCACGGGTCTCGAAGCCGGACTCGAAGGCATTTGGACGCCCATGATGGTCCCGCGCACCGGCTATTGCGAGTACAACTGCAACCTTTGCGGGCAAGTATGCCCGACCGGCGCCATTCAGGAACTCGCGCTGGACGAAAAGAAGAAGGTTCGCATGGGGCTTGCTGTCTTCGATACGACCCGCTGCCTCCCCTACGCCTTCAACCGGGAATGCCTGGTCTGCGAGGAGCATTGCCCGCTGCCCAAGAAGGCGATTTACTTCCTGCCGGCGGAAGTGCGCCAACGCGACGGTTCCACGATTACGCTGAAACAGCCCCACGTGGACGCGGATCTCTGCACGGGATGCTGCATCTGCGAGCATGTGTGCGTGTTCAAGGATCGCGCGGCCATCCGCGTCACCAGCGCCAACGAAAGCCGTCATTCCGGCAACAAGGCCATCCTGACCGGCAACACGGAAGAGGGCTGGGGCGAACCGGCGCCGGCGGAATCGGGCGGCGGCAATCCCTACGGTTCCTGA
- a CDS encoding lysylphosphatidylglycerol synthase transmembrane domain-containing protein, which translates to MKRYIQAIIGLAIGIGLLWFLFRDTNPAEIRDALRGVSPVWLCISLAFIVLGFFTRVQRWSYIVRTAKFVSFRHMFSATQIGFMANFVLPARLGEVVRAVVLGKLAGLPFSKAFAMVALDRVTDLFGLAAVIFVTIFSYKPEGTVVIPASVFGTELRFSAEVVQSIEVKMLFVLVAMVAVLVLLYVNQKLVLRISDACVGFVSKRLATRVHGILQNFADGLHVFRSASDMAKAIAFSLLTWGTFVVTMVSAMYAFHIDFPWYMPFVMEVLLAVFISLPGPPGFLGQFQYPIVIALMMLVPGMTISTALTFSIVIYVLNLVPIIAAGTYCLIREKFTFVELTRESSQLQSEIETIREETPSD; encoded by the coding sequence ATGAAACGTTATATCCAGGCAATCATCGGGCTGGCCATCGGAATAGGCCTGCTATGGTTTCTCTTTCGCGACACCAATCCGGCCGAGATACGCGATGCCTTGCGCGGCGTATCGCCGGTGTGGCTTTGCATCTCGCTGGCCTTTATCGTTCTGGGCTTCTTCACGCGTGTCCAACGCTGGAGTTATATCGTCCGAACGGCCAAATTCGTGTCGTTCCGCCACATGTTCAGCGCCACGCAAATCGGATTCATGGCCAACTTCGTCCTGCCGGCGCGGCTGGGCGAAGTCGTTCGAGCCGTCGTCCTGGGCAAATTGGCGGGCCTGCCCTTCAGCAAGGCGTTCGCCATGGTGGCGCTGGACCGCGTCACGGATCTTTTCGGATTGGCGGCGGTGATTTTCGTCACGATTTTTTCCTACAAGCCCGAAGGCACGGTCGTCATCCCCGCGTCCGTTTTCGGAACGGAACTCCGTTTTTCCGCCGAAGTGGTGCAAAGCATCGAGGTGAAGATGCTTTTCGTGCTCGTGGCCATGGTCGCCGTGCTCGTTCTTCTGTATGTGAACCAGAAACTGGTCTTGCGCATTTCCGATGCCTGCGTAGGATTCGTCTCGAAACGACTGGCCACCCGTGTGCACGGAATCCTTCAGAATTTCGCGGACGGACTACATGTTTTCCGATCGGCGTCGGATATGGCGAAAGCGATCGCTTTTTCGTTATTGACGTGGGGGACTTTCGTCGTGACCATGGTAAGCGCGATGTACGCGTTCCACATTGATTTCCCGTGGTACATGCCGTTCGTCATGGAAGTGCTGCTGGCGGTGTTCATCAGCCTGCCCGGTCCGCCTGGTTTCCTGGGACAATTCCAGTATCCCATCGTCATCGCGCTGATGATGCTTGTCCCCGGCATGACCATTTCCACCGCCCTCACCTTCTCGATTGTGATTTATGTTCTGAACCTGGTTCCCATCATCGCCGCGGGCACCTATTGTCTAATCCGCGAAAAATTCACCTTCGTGGAATTGACAAGGGAAAGTTCGCAGTTGCAAAGCGAAATAGAAACCATCCGCGAAGAAACGCCGTCCGATTGA
- the rimO gene encoding 30S ribosomal protein S12 methylthiotransferase RimO, which produces MRVGLITLGCDKNTVDNEYLAGLLESGGCEVLAVDNFAGETPLDAVVITTCGFIGDAKEQSVQTIVSVAEMKRTTGNPRRLFVAGCLAQRYAADLRGEIPEIDGIVGVGQFAELAAMIRSEDAPACLVRETPLVEINGTLSRKRLDTKPYAYLKIADGCNHRCAFCAIPAMKGPFRSVPPEALIEEARALLKQGVRELNLIAQDITAYGLDRGDCRLPDLIRRLALLEGDFWIRCLYAYPGGITSELIETMASTPKVVHYLDMPVQHLDAGVLRRMNRPAWDLDLGALLGQLRSAMPDVVLRTTILVGFPGETAAEHRRLLEGLREHFFQWAGVFSYSREEGTTADAMPRHPGKHTREKRRQDVQDLQSAISAQYNVSRIGARTRVLLESFDDVQGLWMARSPGEAPEVDGCVFVAPADGLAQGQFIEVEIRQASGFDVFAVSVQEP; this is translated from the coding sequence ATGCGTGTCGGATTGATCACCTTGGGATGCGACAAAAACACGGTGGACAACGAGTATCTTGCGGGACTGCTCGAATCGGGCGGCTGCGAGGTGCTGGCCGTGGACAACTTTGCCGGCGAGACGCCTCTCGACGCGGTCGTCATCACGACATGCGGATTCATCGGCGACGCGAAGGAACAATCGGTGCAGACCATCGTTTCCGTCGCCGAGATGAAACGCACGACGGGCAATCCCCGCCGCCTGTTCGTGGCCGGTTGCCTGGCCCAGCGATACGCTGCCGATCTGCGCGGGGAGATTCCGGAAATTGACGGCATTGTCGGAGTGGGGCAGTTTGCCGAACTGGCCGCCATGATTCGTTCGGAAGATGCGCCGGCCTGTCTCGTGCGCGAAACGCCGCTGGTCGAAATCAACGGAACGTTGTCCCGCAAACGGCTCGACACAAAGCCTTATGCCTATCTCAAGATTGCCGACGGCTGCAATCACCGCTGTGCGTTTTGCGCCATTCCCGCGATGAAAGGGCCGTTCCGTTCCGTGCCGCCGGAGGCGCTGATCGAGGAAGCGAGGGCGTTGCTGAAGCAAGGCGTCCGCGAACTCAACCTTATTGCGCAGGATATTACCGCGTACGGCCTCGATCGCGGCGATTGCCGCCTTCCGGATTTGATCCGCCGGCTGGCCCTTCTGGAAGGCGATTTCTGGATTCGGTGCCTGTACGCCTATCCGGGCGGCATCACGAGTGAATTGATCGAAACCATGGCCTCGACCCCGAAGGTCGTTCATTACCTCGACATGCCTGTGCAGCACCTCGATGCCGGCGTCTTGCGGCGGATGAACCGGCCCGCGTGGGATCTTGACCTCGGCGCTTTGCTGGGGCAATTGCGATCGGCCATGCCGGATGTCGTATTGCGCACCACGATACTTGTGGGTTTTCCGGGGGAAACGGCCGCCGAACATCGCCGTCTGCTGGAAGGACTTCGCGAACACTTCTTCCAATGGGCGGGCGTGTTTTCCTACTCGCGCGAGGAAGGAACGACCGCCGACGCCATGCCGCGTCATCCCGGAAAACACACCCGCGAAAAAAGACGGCAAGACGTCCAGGATCTTCAATCAGCGATTTCGGCTCAATACAACGTCTCCCGCATCGGCGCGCGCACGCGCGTTCTGCTGGAATCCTTCGATGACGTCCAGGGACTTTGGATGGCGCGCAGTCCCGGCGAGGCGCCGGAGGTTGACGGTTGCGTGTTTGTGGCGCCTGCCGATGGCTTGGCGCAAGGTCAATTTATTGAGGTTGAGATCCGGCAGGCATCCGGTTTCGACGTGTTCGCCGTCTCGGTTCAGGAACCGTAG
- a CDS encoding flavodoxin family protein, with translation MKVVAIVGTYRKGGVVDMAVDEILASARDRGAETEKIYLIDRHIEFCTNCRTCTQQPGDKRGECAVHDEMGAILDSIEAADALVIGSPMNFWTVTAVTKRFIERLVCYAYWPWGVPAPKARTSRKNKPAVIVASSAAPAIMARTLTKMVKLLKDVAKLLGAKPAGVLFIGLAAGEQRPVLKERAKKKARALGMRLVAAGANQRNPGRA, from the coding sequence GTGAAGGTCGTCGCCATCGTTGGAACATACCGCAAGGGCGGCGTTGTGGACATGGCCGTTGACGAGATTCTTGCCTCCGCCCGGGATCGGGGGGCCGAAACGGAGAAGATTTACCTGATTGACAGGCACATCGAGTTCTGCACGAACTGCCGGACCTGCACGCAGCAACCCGGAGATAAACGCGGCGAATGCGCCGTACATGACGAGATGGGGGCGATTCTCGATTCGATCGAAGCGGCGGACGCTCTCGTTATCGGCTCACCGATGAATTTTTGGACGGTCACAGCGGTCACGAAGCGATTTATCGAGCGGCTTGTGTGCTATGCCTATTGGCCGTGGGGCGTGCCGGCGCCCAAGGCGCGCACATCCCGAAAAAACAAGCCGGCCGTCATCGTTGCATCATCCGCCGCTCCCGCCATCATGGCGCGGACCTTGACGAAAATGGTCAAATTGTTGAAAGACGTGGCGAAACTGCTTGGCGCGAAGCCTGCCGGAGTCCTTTTCATCGGCCTTGCCGCGGGCGAACAGCGTCCCGTCTTGAAAGAGCGCGCCAAAAAGAAGGCCCGCGCGCTGGGCATGCGGCTGGTCGCGGCCGGAGCGAATCAACGAAATCCGGGGAGGGCATGA
- a CDS encoding family 43 glycosylhydrolase codes for MISWLMAMYLLGAPNPVLPHTADAGLLRHDGKYYLMGVGTDGSLFVSDDLVHWSGPQHAFSMENAWTSGSAATDDNIHACDLLLHNGLFHLYWSVNHGELRQIGHAVAKTPEGPYHEPVREIPFDGRIDPQCFQDDDGRLYFYTVKFGFGNAIWGQPMTSPWKLADKPIPLLTAVRDSWETADKPKQFINEGPFTIKYRGRYYMMYNANHTSPQYGNYALGVAESDGPLNFNNGGKYRFPVLRSNLDPRHAGITIDPKAPETKNCGQPNLVRGPNGIEWWLLYFADRGARSQCIDRVHFFGHELFMEGPTTAAVPGYHPVPALPTFRDFFEDAASPVARWNLEGNWQQRQGALHVCAETGEGCAQPRVSWMRNYVLETTLQYREKDAGRLGVVAWDNGHGTRLLIGIDRAKDIAFQRLSHGQRSKEHRVPLPRGFNWEGPHDLRIENNAGAFSVYLGALRLDLPEEPISKYSPGLPALFASGCSASFGSFSLTRGWDEWGRSIRGWTSSTAGLRNGNTGGLVLQPHQSAFKGDPLRYYEFTVQTEAKKAGGVYAVYVNEGNYLMVLFDADFTRIVASGKRHDRSLPEVAFVVHPRIHRAHDVSVNGNNLRVVKRKGGTLLFAEGLELGEIEGDWPESRVGLFAANNTCAFDGLTLFEIP; via the coding sequence TTGATCTCCTGGTTGATGGCCATGTATCTGCTGGGCGCGCCCAATCCGGTGTTGCCCCATACGGCCGACGCGGGCCTTTTGCGGCATGACGGGAAATACTATCTTATGGGTGTGGGAACAGACGGCAGCCTATTTGTCTCCGACGACCTTGTGCATTGGTCCGGTCCACAGCATGCCTTTTCAATGGAAAATGCCTGGACGTCCGGGTCCGCCGCCACGGATGATAATATCCATGCATGCGACCTGCTGCTGCATAACGGCCTGTTCCATCTCTATTGGTCGGTAAATCACGGTGAACTGCGTCAGATTGGGCATGCCGTCGCCAAAACACCCGAAGGTCCTTACCATGAACCGGTGCGCGAGATTCCCTTTGACGGACGCATAGATCCGCAATGTTTTCAGGATGACGATGGCCGCCTCTACTTCTATACGGTAAAATTTGGCTTTGGCAATGCGATTTGGGGCCAGCCCATGACCAGTCCCTGGAAATTGGCGGATAAACCCATACCTCTGCTAACGGCGGTCCGCGATAGTTGGGAAACGGCCGACAAACCCAAGCAATTTATCAACGAAGGGCCTTTCACCATCAAATATCGGGGCCGGTATTACATGATGTACAACGCCAATCATACCAGTCCCCAGTATGGAAACTATGCCCTTGGCGTTGCGGAATCCGATGGGCCCCTGAATTTCAACAACGGCGGCAAGTACCGTTTTCCCGTGTTGCGATCGAACCTCGATCCCAGGCATGCGGGCATCACGATCGACCCCAAGGCGCCTGAAACAAAAAATTGCGGCCAGCCCAATTTGGTGCGCGGACCGAACGGCATTGAATGGTGGCTCCTTTACTTTGCGGATCGGGGCGCTCGATCGCAATGTATCGATCGGGTGCATTTTTTCGGTCATGAACTCTTTATGGAAGGCCCCACCACCGCCGCCGTGCCCGGCTACCACCCTGTGCCCGCCCTGCCCACGTTTCGGGATTTCTTCGAGGATGCCGCATCGCCCGTGGCGCGCTGGAACTTGGAAGGTAATTGGCAACAGCGGCAAGGCGCTCTTCATGTTTGCGCTGAAACCGGCGAGGGATGTGCGCAGCCCCGTGTGTCATGGATGCGCAACTATGTGCTGGAAACAACCCTGCAATATCGGGAAAAAGACGCCGGCCGTCTGGGTGTCGTGGCATGGGACAACGGGCACGGGACACGTCTCCTCATTGGAATTGATCGCGCAAAAGACATCGCCTTTCAGCGCCTCTCGCACGGCCAACGAAGCAAAGAACACCGGGTTCCGTTGCCACGCGGATTCAACTGGGAAGGGCCGCATGATCTGCGAATCGAAAACAATGCAGGGGCCTTCAGTGTCTATCTGGGGGCCCTGCGCTTGGATCTGCCCGAAGAACCCATTTCGAAGTACTCGCCGGGTCTGCCGGCTCTTTTTGCTTCGGGTTGTTCCGCCTCTTTCGGAAGTTTTTCGTTGACACGCGGGTGGGACGAATGGGGCCGCTCAATTCGTGGCTGGACAAGTTCCACCGCCGGCCTCAGAAACGGAAATACGGGGGGCCTTGTCCTTCAGCCGCACCAATCGGCCTTCAAAGGCGACCCTCTTCGATACTATGAATTCACCGTGCAGACCGAGGCCAAGAAGGCGGGCGGCGTCTATGCGGTCTATGTCAATGAGGGAAACTATCTGATGGTCTTGTTTGACGCGGATTTTACCCGAATCGTGGCATCAGGCAAGCGTCATGACCGGTCTTTGCCTGAAGTTGCGTTCGTCGTCCATCCCCGAATCCACAGGGCACATGACGTGTCCGTCAATGGCAACAATCTGCGGGTCGTAAAGCGAAAGGGCGGCACGTTGCTTTTTGCCGAAGGGCTTGAGCTGGGAGAAATCGAAGGCGACTGGCCGGAGTCACGCGTGGGATTGTTCGCGGCAAACAACACATGTGCATTTGATGGCCTGACGCTTTTCGAGATTCCTTGA
- a CDS encoding NAD(P)-dependent oxidoreductase: MNLSAPVIVFGGGEHGRGFIGGVLYRAFFRSGSPHVIGFASRDADLCDRKQTESLLPRIPTHAAWIVAAARNPDDPRPASEALRVNAAIAEHIAHIAGMRPPVHLVYLSSIDVYGRTNLALPLDECSPLRPESPYAAGKLAAEGILDACCERQGIPLTILRLPGVYGPGDTHHGPVRAFLDAARHGKPAVVHGNGRQRRDLLYVGDIPRLVVEILGKRVPGVFNAVTGTTASLNEIIALIECLSGKRLDVRYNPEMPQYDIVFAPSGLLCRLPDFAFTDIKTGLAETWACLNNQARHFA, translated from the coding sequence ATGAACTTGTCGGCGCCGGTTATTGTGTTTGGCGGCGGAGAACACGGCCGCGGATTTATCGGCGGTGTTTTGTATCGTGCCTTTTTCCGAAGCGGTTCCCCTCACGTGATTGGATTTGCGTCAAGGGATGCCGACCTTTGCGACCGCAAACAGACGGAATCGCTCTTGCCGCGAATCCCCACGCATGCGGCGTGGATTGTGGCTGCGGCAAGAAACCCAGACGATCCTCGACCCGCTTCGGAGGCGCTGCGCGTCAATGCGGCCATCGCGGAGCATATCGCGCATATTGCCGGCATGCGCCCTCCTGTTCATCTTGTATATTTGAGCAGCATTGACGTTTATGGCCGGACGAATCTCGCCTTGCCGCTGGACGAATGCAGCCCGCTGCGGCCCGAGAGTCCATATGCCGCCGGCAAATTGGCCGCGGAAGGCATTCTCGACGCCTGCTGCGAAAGACAGGGGATCCCGTTGACGATTTTGCGCCTGCCCGGCGTGTACGGTCCAGGCGATACGCACCATGGGCCGGTGCGCGCGTTTCTCGATGCCGCCCGGCACGGCAAACCGGCCGTCGTGCATGGCAACGGACGCCAGCGAAGGGATCTGCTCTATGTGGGCGACATTCCGCGGCTCGTCGTGGAAATTCTCGGAAAACGCGTGCCGGGTGTATTCAACGCGGTGACCGGGACAACGGCCAGTCTCAATGAAATCATTGCCCTCATCGAATGCTTGTCGGGCAAGCGTCTCGACGTCCGGTACAATCCCGAAATGCCACAGTACGACATCGTGTTTGCCCCGTCCGGTCTGTTGTGCCGCCTGCCCGATTTTGCGTTTACGGACATCAAAACCGGTCTTGCCGAAACTTGGGCCTGTCTGAACAACCAAGCCCGGCATTTCGCATAA
- a CDS encoding twin-arginine translocation signal domain-containing protein: MARKVNRRRFLKKSLAASAGTALAFGFEEKALAAHVGEKAAPASAPANPQTMPMGTIKDVSISRLICGGNLISGIAHSRDLIYVSSLLKHYFTDEKVFETFKLCEAQGINTAIVRTDPNTQRIWQAYWGKEGGKLQWIAQVKPTLSDPLWDTRVALDLGATGVQIQGETGDAMVRQNRLDVIAKVIEYIQANGAIAGVGAHDIKVVAACEKAGIPNDFYMKTFNSKQYWSAGPKERHDSVFEETPEETIEIMRTVTKPWIAFKVLGAGAIQPEEGFSYALKNGADFLCVGMFDFQVATDAAIARKCLAEHQNRERPWRA, translated from the coding sequence ATGGCTCGAAAAGTAAACCGCCGCAGGTTTCTCAAGAAATCGCTGGCGGCTTCGGCGGGCACGGCGCTGGCCTTTGGCTTCGAGGAAAAGGCCCTTGCGGCGCATGTCGGCGAGAAAGCCGCGCCGGCCTCTGCGCCCGCAAATCCACAGACGATGCCGATGGGCACAATCAAGGACGTGTCCATCAGCCGGCTGATTTGCGGCGGCAACCTCATCAGCGGCATAGCGCACAGCCGCGACCTGATTTATGTGTCGTCGCTGCTCAAACACTATTTCACGGATGAAAAGGTGTTCGAGACATTCAAACTGTGCGAAGCGCAGGGCATCAACACCGCCATTGTCCGCACCGATCCCAACACACAGCGAATTTGGCAGGCCTATTGGGGAAAGGAAGGCGGAAAACTGCAATGGATTGCGCAAGTGAAACCGACGCTGTCCGATCCGTTGTGGGATACCCGGGTTGCGTTGGACCTCGGCGCAACGGGCGTACAGATTCAGGGCGAAACCGGCGATGCCATGGTGCGGCAAAACCGGCTTGACGTAATCGCCAAGGTAATCGAATACATCCAGGCGAACGGGGCAATTGCCGGCGTCGGCGCGCACGACATCAAGGTCGTCGCCGCCTGCGAAAAAGCCGGCATCCCGAATGATTTCTATATGAAGACGTTCAACAGCAAACAATATTGGTCGGCCGGGCCGAAGGAACGCCACGACAGCGTATTCGAGGAAACGCCCGAAGAGACGATCGAAATCATGAGAACCGTCACGAAACCGTGGATTGCGTTCAAGGTTTTGGGCGCCGGGGCCATCCAGCCGGAAGAGGGTTTCTCCTATGCGCTGAAAAACGGCGCGGATTTCCTGTGCGTGGGCATGTTCGACTTTCAGGTGGCCACCGACGCGGCCATCGCGCGCAAGTGTCTAGCGGAACACCAGAACAGGGAGCGGCCATGGCGGGCATGA
- a CDS encoding DUF362 domain-containing protein: protein MKRHSRREFLKRGAMMGGAMALGPLGAATAQEASAPPMCIARWKGAAANTPESIQAMAIQLTKEAMAGLGGMGRFVKKGDVVWVKPNMAWDRAPEFAANTNPDVVGTLVRLCFEAGAKTVKVGDMTCNDNKKAYPASGIEAAAKAAGAEVVYLDENRFREVEVKGKRLDKWLVYPEIIESDLVINVPIVKHHTISKATLCMKNYMGVIAGKRAQWHQDLSTCLCDITAFMKPRLCVLDAIRILTANGPTGGNLDDVKRMDIVAAGTDIVALDAFGAELLGHKPEDIQSVAAGFKAGLGQMDYRKLAPKELEVA from the coding sequence ATGAAGAGACATTCCCGGCGCGAATTTCTGAAAAGGGGTGCGATGATGGGCGGCGCGATGGCATTGGGGCCTTTGGGCGCAGCGACGGCACAGGAGGCGTCAGCGCCGCCGATGTGTATCGCCCGTTGGAAAGGCGCGGCGGCGAACACGCCCGAATCCATCCAGGCAATGGCGATTCAGTTGACCAAAGAGGCCATGGCCGGACTCGGCGGGATGGGGCGTTTCGTGAAAAAAGGGGATGTGGTGTGGGTAAAACCCAACATGGCGTGGGATCGCGCGCCGGAATTTGCCGCGAATACCAACCCGGATGTCGTGGGCACGCTGGTACGGTTGTGTTTCGAAGCGGGCGCGAAGACGGTCAAGGTCGGCGACATGACCTGCAACGACAACAAGAAAGCCTACCCCGCCAGCGGCATCGAAGCCGCGGCCAAGGCGGCGGGCGCCGAAGTGGTCTATCTCGATGAGAACCGATTTCGGGAAGTCGAAGTCAAGGGCAAGCGCCTCGACAAATGGCTGGTCTATCCGGAAATTATCGAGTCGGATCTCGTCATCAACGTGCCGATTGTCAAGCACCACACCATTTCGAAGGCAACCCTCTGCATGAAGAACTATATGGGCGTCATTGCGGGCAAGCGCGCGCAATGGCACCAGGATCTTTCCACGTGCCTGTGTGACATCACGGCATTTATGAAACCGCGGCTCTGTGTGTTGGACGCGATCCGCATTCTTACCGCCAATGGACCGACCGGCGGCAACCTGGACGATGTCAAGCGAATGGATATCGTCGCGGCAGGCACGGACATTGTCGCATTGGATGCCTTCGGCGCCGAATTGCTCGGCCATAAGCCCGAAGACATCCAATCGGTTGCAGCGGGTTTCAAGGCGGGTCTTGGACAGATGGATTATCGAAAATTGGCGCCCAAGGAACTCGAAGTCGCGTGA